TGTTCCTGTCCAGCCAACCAATATATCATCGGGAAGGCTCTCTATCTTTTCAAGCAATAAAGGCAAAGGATTTCCCTTATGCCTAATGTAATAATCCTCAAGGATGTTATCATTCTCATCCAAAAGGGCTATTTTTAAGCTTATTGAGCCAATGTCAATACCGAGTTTCATGCTATTATGATATGTAATTTAACCCTTATTTGGCAAAGGGTTTATCTTAAGGATATTTCACTTCCTCTTTCTTTTGCAAAAGAAGCCCAAAGGGTTTGGGTATCAATCTTTTATGCCATGTTATACGCAGTTTTGGCCCATCTATAGTTTCTTTATACAAATGAATTGTATCTTCAACATATTCATCAAATCTTTCTATCTCTTCAGAGACAAATCGAGCTTTTTGACCTATCTTATTAGCACTCACTTTCTTTTATTATCTCCTCATAAAGACTTTTACTAATTCTAAAATCATTTGCTTTTAACTCATCTAATTTCATCCTTAAATCTATGGGAAAGCCTCTCTTTTTGGTAAGGGAGAGGATGCCTATTGTACCCATAATATTAAACCCCATTGAGTTATAGTTAATTCCATAACGCTTTACAAAATGTATGTGTTTAGATAATCTTAAGGAAAACTTTATAAAATTATGAATTTTGAATGTTGAATTTTGAATTAAAAGGGAAAAAATTTTATAAAACTTAAACCTTCAATTCAAAATTCAAAATTTAGAATTCAAAATTTCTTAAAAGGTGGATGAATTTTTAACAGATAAACACAACCCTATCTATTTTTGCACTAAGTAATGGAAGATACTATAGCTATCTCTCTTCCCTTTTCTTCATCAAGTAAGATATAGTCAGCTTCAATTTCATTAGCAAGAACTATAG
The bacterium genome window above contains:
- a CDS encoding DUF3368 domain-containing protein, whose protein sequence is MGTIGILSLTKKRGFPIDLRMKLDELKANDFRISKSLYEEIIKESEC